A window from Actimicrobium sp. CCC2.4 encodes these proteins:
- a CDS encoding phenylacetate--CoA ligase family protein: MRADHPLLKFGESVFANQPFKALKGLASAYIAYPIAESREKRVVRSKLAALRRHYKLPFQQRLQIARDELVNSLCFAQQSVPYYRDLFAELNFYPEMVRKDIAYLNVLPYLTKDIIREQGARMYSKPLSEIPHHACKTGGSTGLSCVVYYDQEGADYSSAVTLYARERVGKLKFRNELHFACKFPDGTVQQWPTREDFKCFAMNRSNIFFDRIDDQGLEEIWSTLLRRRPYMAHAHPSTIYALACYVERQYGGGKAFEVFESSGELLEPYMRETIARALRCRVVDRYGLAELGVMAYEVNDSDGGLQVFESEGWPESRALEEGGHELVFTAFRNRLMPLIRYATGDLAEVAQRDNGFFLENVVGRIHDVVPINGVAHPTHHIQDMLDHRVGGIQEFQIDLRVSPPLLRIVLEPHANSAEISAKINAFWPDAFAIDYVDHDAFIRVGHRSKFRHVVTA; encoded by the coding sequence ATTCGAGCAGATCATCCTTTATTAAAATTTGGTGAAAGCGTATTCGCCAATCAACCTTTCAAAGCACTGAAAGGGTTAGCCAGCGCCTATATCGCTTATCCGATCGCCGAAAGTCGCGAGAAACGTGTTGTCCGTTCAAAATTGGCGGCACTTCGGCGGCACTATAAATTGCCATTTCAGCAGCGTCTGCAAATAGCACGAGATGAGCTTGTTAATAGCCTGTGTTTCGCGCAACAGTCGGTTCCTTACTATCGGGATTTGTTTGCCGAACTGAATTTTTATCCGGAAATGGTCAGGAAAGATATCGCATACCTCAATGTCTTGCCTTATTTGACCAAAGACATCATCCGGGAGCAAGGCGCGCGAATGTATTCGAAGCCGCTGTCGGAGATTCCTCATCATGCTTGTAAAACCGGCGGATCGACCGGACTTTCCTGCGTTGTTTACTACGACCAAGAAGGTGCTGATTATTCTTCGGCGGTGACGCTCTATGCGCGTGAGCGCGTCGGAAAACTGAAATTCAGGAACGAACTGCATTTTGCTTGCAAGTTCCCTGATGGAACAGTCCAGCAATGGCCTACGCGAGAAGACTTCAAATGTTTTGCGATGAATCGGAGCAATATCTTTTTTGATCGCATAGACGATCAGGGACTTGAAGAAATCTGGTCGACGTTATTGCGTCGTCGTCCGTATATGGCGCATGCTCATCCGTCGACAATTTATGCGCTGGCCTGTTATGTCGAACGACAATACGGCGGTGGCAAAGCATTTGAGGTGTTCGAGTCCAGTGGCGAGTTACTCGAGCCTTACATGCGAGAGACGATTGCGCGTGCATTGCGCTGTCGGGTCGTGGACCGGTATGGCCTTGCCGAATTGGGTGTCATGGCCTACGAGGTCAATGACAGCGATGGTGGATTGCAGGTATTCGAATCCGAGGGTTGGCCAGAGAGTCGGGCACTCGAAGAGGGTGGTCATGAACTGGTTTTTACGGCTTTTCGGAATCGCTTGATGCCGTTAATTCGTTATGCGACCGGCGACCTTGCCGAGGTAGCTCAACGGGATAATGGTTTTTTTCTGGAGAACGTTGTCGGGCGCATTCATGATGTCGTGCCGATTAACGGGGTCGCTCATCCAACTCACCATATTCAGGACATGCTGGATCATCGCGTAGGTGGCATTCAAGAGTTCCAGATTGACCTTCGCGTTTCTCCGCCACTATTGCGGATCGTTCTGGAACCCCATGCAAATTCTGCTGAGATATCGGCAAAAATTAACGCCTTCTGGCCGGACGCGTTTGCGATCGACTATGTGGATCATGATGCATTCATTCGCGTTGGTCACCGATCAAAATTCAGACATGTGGTGACGGCATGA
- a CDS encoding polysaccharide deacetylase family protein produces MIGVLFQTKDLLAGQLALAALRRSVTSTQAVRTSIASLGTNKIDTVVVINATPRDCGNLRDWLAEGSRKLLLLGDMPESFASELGCVPAQWPEGSDGWSISVPAPAYGLAESAASIRYSALAHRLDGREWRRPLMRFDFTDEWNNLGYGAIRADGSAWGLGSAWQVPVQNELASLQINDVSHGSYAALFDRSTTSILWFNRAVGPIDSFEWRLVESFLSSYRHQELTCHPVLREIPWGYDAAITMRLDCDEDIESARALWNAYREMDVPFSLAVHTSNLEAEKNHGILRELIDSGGSVLSHTKTHAPNWGGNYDAAMVEGAMSADEIKQVTGITVKYAVSPFHQSPDYALAALADAGYQGCIGGIIRNDPEFNLARGGYLANLPQGFVGHSQQCMLHGESMLSEGDSLRIFKEAFDVAYETNTLFGYLDHPFSDRYQYGWQDEDSRIDAHRRFVEHIRTRASQPLFMNENDALDFLGMKSEAKVVGAAGGFSIDIPCSRNGRSDYDLAVEFKGRHMKAIHGDQFA; encoded by the coding sequence ATGATAGGCGTACTTTTTCAGACAAAAGATCTGCTGGCGGGCCAACTTGCGCTTGCCGCCCTCCGGCGTTCGGTGACTTCGACGCAGGCTGTGCGGACCAGTATTGCGTCGCTCGGTACCAACAAAATTGATACCGTGGTCGTGATTAACGCCACGCCCCGTGACTGCGGGAATCTCCGTGACTGGTTGGCAGAGGGTTCGCGCAAGTTGCTCTTGCTTGGTGATATGCCCGAGTCATTCGCCTCGGAGCTTGGATGTGTGCCTGCCCAGTGGCCGGAAGGCTCTGACGGTTGGAGTATCAGCGTTCCTGCTCCGGCTTATGGACTCGCCGAGAGTGCCGCATCGATCAGGTATTCAGCGCTGGCGCATCGTCTGGACGGCAGGGAGTGGAGACGTCCGCTGATGCGATTTGATTTCACGGATGAGTGGAATAATCTCGGATACGGGGCGATACGTGCTGACGGCTCGGCGTGGGGACTGGGAAGTGCCTGGCAAGTTCCAGTTCAAAACGAACTCGCCAGCCTGCAGATCAATGACGTTTCCCACGGCAGTTACGCAGCACTTTTTGATCGTTCGACTACGTCGATTCTCTGGTTTAACCGGGCGGTCGGACCGATCGATTCTTTTGAATGGCGACTTGTGGAAAGCTTTTTGTCGTCCTATCGCCATCAGGAACTGACTTGTCATCCGGTCCTTCGGGAGATTCCCTGGGGATACGATGCAGCCATCACCATGCGGTTGGATTGTGACGAGGATATCGAGTCTGCACGCGCGTTGTGGAATGCCTACCGCGAAATGGACGTGCCTTTTTCGCTGGCTGTTCACACCAGCAATCTTGAAGCAGAAAAAAACCACGGCATTCTGCGCGAGTTAATCGATAGTGGCGGCAGCGTGCTGTCCCACACGAAGACGCATGCGCCTAACTGGGGCGGCAATTACGATGCCGCAATGGTGGAAGGTGCCATGTCGGCGGACGAGATCAAACAAGTTACCGGAATAACCGTGAAATATGCGGTATCGCCATTCCATCAGAGTCCGGACTACGCACTCGCCGCGCTGGCAGATGCGGGCTATCAGGGATGCATCGGAGGAATTATTCGCAATGATCCGGAATTTAACCTGGCTCGCGGCGGATATCTTGCGAATCTGCCGCAAGGATTTGTGGGGCATAGCCAGCAATGCATGTTGCATGGCGAATCCATGCTGTCGGAAGGTGATTCGCTGCGCATTTTCAAGGAGGCGTTTGATGTTGCCTATGAAACGAATACCTTGTTTGGCTACCTTGATCACCCGTTTTCTGATCGCTACCAGTATGGCTGGCAAGATGAAGACTCACGCATTGATGCCCATCGACGATTCGTTGAGCACATACGCACGCGGGCATCGCAACCCCTCTTCATGAACGAAAACGATGCGCTTGATTTCCTCGGCATGAAGTCTGAAGCGAAAGTCGTTGGCGCTGCCGGTGGATTCAGTATCGACATTCCGTGCAGTCGAAACGGTCGTTCGGACTACGACCTTGCGGTTGAATTCAAGGGCCGTCATATGAAAGCCATTCATGGAGACCAGTTCGCATGA
- a CDS encoding ABC transporter permease encodes MSILETNSTENSAKNLASHDEKNDLLRGIAAYQVWGTLGWHDIKQRYRRSVLGPFWFTLSTAILVLVLGALYSTLLNQEIHNYLPYLAVGLVVWQYLAASVTEGCTAFIGSTYLIKQIRLPLTVHVCRIAWRNFAILLHSLPVVVVMLIIFGKWPTIEFLLLPLGLFILLLHGVWLGIVLGVLSARFRDISPIVTNLVQVAFFFTPVMWSPEILKDRAWVAHYNPLYHMIELIRAPITGRPILWESWAWSIGFLVIGFFFAQFLMRRYRNRVPYWL; translated from the coding sequence ATGAGTATATTAGAAACCAATAGCACTGAAAACAGTGCTAAAAATCTCGCATCACACGACGAAAAAAACGACCTGTTAAGAGGCATCGCCGCCTATCAAGTCTGGGGTACTCTCGGTTGGCACGATATCAAACAACGCTACCGCCGATCCGTATTAGGTCCCTTCTGGTTCACACTCAGTACCGCCATCTTAGTACTTGTGCTGGGAGCACTTTATTCAACGTTGCTCAACCAAGAGATACATAATTATTTGCCTTATCTGGCTGTTGGTTTGGTAGTTTGGCAATATCTTGCAGCGTCGGTAACCGAAGGTTGTACTGCGTTCATTGGCTCTACTTATTTGATCAAGCAAATCCGCTTGCCTTTGACAGTACATGTGTGTCGCATTGCTTGGCGAAACTTTGCCATCCTCCTGCATAGTCTTCCTGTTGTTGTAGTAATGCTGATCATTTTTGGTAAATGGCCAACTATTGAATTTTTGCTACTTCCGTTAGGACTCTTCATCCTCCTTTTACACGGAGTCTGGCTTGGTATAGTTCTTGGAGTGTTATCTGCCAGGTTCCGCGATATTTCGCCGATTGTCACTAACCTGGTTCAAGTAGCCTTCTTTTTCACTCCTGTAATGTGGTCACCGGAAATTTTGAAAGACAGAGCATGGGTTGCCCATTACAACCCGCTGTATCACATGATTGAATTAATCCGCGCACCGATTACCGGACGTCCAATACTTTGGGAGTCGTGGGCATGGTCGATCGGTTTTCTGGTCATTGGCTTCTTCTTCGCTCAGTTTTTGATGCGTCGTTATCGTAATCGTGTTCCTTACTGGTTGTAA
- a CDS encoding glycosyltransferase — protein sequence MDDQAQDCVPPGDCILFSTADWHTPYWTNKQHTARWMAERGWRILYVESVGLRNPAASSRRDWNRLFRRLIRGVNTLIAGPEEVEPNLWVLPPLMFPGKHHVPVVRLFNQALLRSTIARFLKNKHSVQPLVWTYHPFMLGAIDSLETGKLAYHCVDDLAAVPGVDAQAFNREELLLLNRCDAVFTTSESLRLKCAPHNSNTYYHPNVVDFVHFNSALNKTEIPLDLTHVAEPRIVYHGVLSDFKVDFELINEATRLRPDWQWIFIGEEREGQNNTAIKTLRQRSNVHFLGYKDYDDLPRYLAHMAVGLLPTLLNDYTKSMFPMKYYEYLAAGLPVVTTPLDFSKTCHSGLEVGSDANSFVTAIEKQIIRGKLTAAEAIKFVGVNTWGQRMTAMLSILRKSN from the coding sequence ATGGATGATCAGGCGCAAGATTGTGTGCCGCCTGGCGATTGCATCCTGTTTTCAACGGCAGACTGGCACACGCCGTACTGGACCAACAAGCAGCACACTGCCCGCTGGATGGCTGAAAGGGGATGGCGAATACTGTACGTTGAAAGTGTTGGTTTGCGTAATCCCGCTGCGTCCAGTCGTCGGGATTGGAACCGACTGTTTCGCCGCCTGATCAGGGGAGTCAATACCCTGATTGCCGGGCCAGAAGAAGTGGAGCCGAACCTGTGGGTGTTGCCGCCATTAATGTTCCCTGGCAAGCACCATGTTCCCGTGGTTCGCCTGTTTAATCAGGCCTTGCTCAGGTCCACGATTGCGCGGTTCCTGAAAAATAAACATAGCGTGCAACCGCTGGTATGGACCTATCACCCGTTCATGCTTGGTGCGATTGATAGCCTGGAGACCGGGAAATTGGCGTATCACTGCGTCGACGACCTAGCCGCTGTGCCAGGAGTGGATGCGCAGGCATTTAACCGTGAAGAGTTGTTGCTATTGAACCGATGTGATGCCGTTTTCACAACTTCCGAATCGTTAAGATTGAAGTGCGCACCGCATAACAGCAATACGTATTACCACCCGAATGTAGTTGATTTTGTGCACTTCAATAGCGCGCTGAATAAAACAGAAATACCGTTGGACCTGACGCATGTTGCCGAACCTCGTATCGTCTATCACGGCGTTCTGTCGGATTTTAAAGTTGATTTCGAGCTGATCAATGAGGCGACTCGATTGAGGCCCGACTGGCAATGGATATTTATCGGAGAAGAGCGCGAAGGCCAGAACAATACGGCGATAAAAACCCTACGCCAGCGATCCAACGTACATTTTTTGGGCTACAAGGATTACGACGATTTACCGCGATATCTGGCGCATATGGCAGTCGGCTTATTGCCAACACTGTTGAATGACTACACAAAATCAATGTTCCCTATGAAATATTATGAATACCTCGCGGCGGGCTTGCCCGTAGTCACCACGCCGCTGGATTTTAGCAAGACGTGTCACTCCGGTCTTGAAGTAGGGAGCGATGCGAACTCATTTGTGACCGCCATTGAAAAACAGATCATCCGCGGGAAACTGACCGCCGCGGAAGCAATCAAGTTTGTGGGTGTGAATACGTGGGGACAAAGAATGACCGCGATGTTGTCAATTTTGAGGAAAAGTAATTGA
- a CDS encoding ABC transporter ATP-binding protein, producing MSTFIAAKDISVEFPIYENSHRSLKKVVLNISTGGKIGKDAGRHSIVRSLDNLSFNFDEGARVGLVGHNGSGKTTLLRVLAGVYAPVRGELKLQGRIASLLDVSMGLDPDATGFENIYLRGILDGLKPAKIRDKIDEIADFSELGEYLNLPVRTYSSGMMLRLAFAISTSIEADIIIMDEWLSVGDAAFSAKAAVRLERLVGKAAILVVATHDPALIKRLCNRKISLEHGRIVSDEVIIPSKAANLVKE from the coding sequence ATGTCTACTTTTATTGCTGCAAAAGATATTTCAGTCGAATTCCCCATTTATGAGAACTCCCATCGATCGCTCAAAAAGGTAGTACTAAATATTTCCACAGGCGGAAAAATCGGTAAGGATGCTGGCCGGCATTCAATTGTTAGATCGCTTGATAATTTGAGTTTCAACTTCGACGAGGGCGCTCGTGTCGGATTGGTTGGACATAACGGGTCCGGGAAGACAACGCTGCTTCGTGTGCTGGCAGGTGTTTATGCGCCGGTGCGGGGGGAGCTGAAGTTGCAAGGCAGGATAGCGTCCTTGCTCGATGTATCGATGGGTCTGGATCCAGATGCGACCGGTTTTGAAAACATTTATTTGCGTGGCATCCTGGATGGTTTAAAGCCAGCGAAGATCAGAGACAAAATCGATGAGATTGCCGACTTTAGCGAGTTAGGTGAATATCTGAATCTGCCTGTTCGTACCTATTCAAGCGGGATGATGCTGCGATTGGCGTTCGCTATTTCGACCAGCATCGAGGCAGATATCATCATCATGGATGAATGGTTGAGCGTTGGTGATGCGGCATTCAGCGCCAAAGCTGCCGTGCGCCTAGAAAGGTTAGTTGGCAAAGCGGCGATTCTGGTGGTTGCCACGCATGATCCTGCATTAATTAAACGGCTATGTAACCGGAAAATCAGTCTTGAACATGGTCGCATTGTGTCTGATGAAGTCATCATTCCCTCCAAGGCGGCAAATCTTGTGAAGGAATAA
- a CDS encoding SDR family NAD(P)-dependent oxidoreductase: protein MSNTKKRIVIIGATSSMAEHCARLWVKEGAVDLVLVGRNADKTERVAADLRVRSPASLIRVIQTNFTDPRTITELTAAIVAESVIDVVLIAHGSLPDQANCQQDLALNFEALNINGISPVLFAEAFAGAMQKENHGTLAIIGSVAGDRGRKSNYVYGAAKGLVTRYAQGLQHRLAATKVKVVLVKPGPTDTPMTAQLKQQGGRMASVEDVAQCIVTGIAKGKPVVYAPAKWEVVMMVIRHLPRFIFNKMDI, encoded by the coding sequence GTGTCAAATACAAAAAAGCGGATCGTTATTATTGGCGCTACTTCGTCCATGGCCGAACATTGTGCGCGGCTGTGGGTCAAGGAGGGGGCTGTTGATCTGGTTCTGGTGGGGCGTAATGCTGACAAAACAGAACGCGTAGCCGCTGATCTGCGGGTGCGCAGCCCTGCATCGCTTATTCGTGTGATTCAAACCAACTTTACCGATCCGAGAACAATTACCGAATTAACTGCCGCGATCGTTGCCGAGAGTGTCATTGACGTTGTCTTGATTGCTCACGGATCTTTGCCAGATCAGGCTAATTGCCAGCAAGACCTTGCCCTCAACTTCGAAGCACTGAACATCAATGGCATATCTCCAGTGTTATTCGCAGAGGCGTTTGCAGGAGCAATGCAAAAGGAAAATCATGGAACACTGGCAATCATTGGTTCGGTAGCCGGCGATCGGGGACGCAAATCCAACTATGTCTATGGTGCCGCCAAAGGACTGGTGACTCGTTATGCCCAAGGTCTGCAACATCGGTTGGCCGCAACGAAGGTCAAGGTGGTGTTAGTGAAGCCGGGTCCAACCGACACGCCAATGACGGCGCAGTTGAAGCAACAGGGGGGGCGCATGGCTAGCGTTGAAGACGTTGCGCAATGCATTGTGACGGGAATTGCGAAAGGCAAGCCTGTTGTGTATGCACCCGCAAAATGGGAAGTTGTGATGATGGTTATTCGGCATTTGCCGAGGTTTATATTTAATAAAATGGATATTTAG
- the wecB gene encoding non-hydrolyzing UDP-N-acetylglucosamine 2-epimerase: protein MKVMVALGTRPEVIKLAPVIAALRGRVDLVICSTGQHREMLLQALEAFGICPTMSLDTMSPGQSLNILSSRLLFQMDEALVRERPDWILVQGDTTTAFCCGLAAFHHGIRIGHVEAGLRTGDLANPFPEEANRTLLTRIATRHFAPTGLARDCLLSEGIQRKDVVVTGNTVVDAIVQSQKAPQQLAVTIPDVVRTLSGDRPIVLITCHRRENFGEMLDGICRMLKGLCARYPDHQWVFPVHLNPAVQEPVLRLLGNIPNLMLLAPVSYQTSLYLISRSQLIVSDSGGIQEEAPYFGVPVVVMRTHTERREGVDAGFATLAGQSPDRIAQAVIHWLDHPEQGANLKNRANPYGDGHAAQRIVSSLLDEEFEEFHG from the coding sequence ATGAAGGTGATGGTTGCATTAGGTACGCGCCCGGAGGTGATCAAGCTGGCACCTGTCATTGCAGCATTGCGTGGCCGCGTTGACCTGGTTATTTGTTCGACCGGCCAGCACAGGGAAATGCTGCTGCAGGCATTGGAGGCTTTCGGGATTTGCCCGACCATGTCACTCGATACGATGAGTCCGGGGCAGTCGTTGAATATCTTGTCGTCTCGTCTCCTGTTTCAGATGGATGAAGCATTGGTTCGGGAGCGGCCCGACTGGATATTGGTGCAGGGCGATACGACAACCGCCTTTTGCTGTGGCCTTGCCGCCTTTCATCACGGCATTCGGATTGGCCATGTCGAAGCGGGATTGAGAACGGGGGATCTTGCTAATCCGTTTCCTGAAGAAGCGAATCGAACTTTGCTCACAAGGATCGCTACCCGGCATTTCGCACCAACCGGATTGGCACGGGATTGCCTGTTGTCGGAGGGAATACAACGCAAGGATGTTGTCGTCACGGGTAATACCGTCGTCGATGCCATCGTGCAATCTCAAAAGGCGCCGCAGCAACTGGCCGTGACGATACCGGATGTCGTTCGCACGCTATCCGGTGACCGGCCCATCGTCTTGATCACCTGTCACCGCCGGGAAAATTTTGGCGAAATGTTGGACGGCATCTGCCGCATGCTCAAGGGTTTGTGTGCCCGCTATCCCGATCACCAGTGGGTGTTCCCGGTCCACTTGAATCCGGCTGTGCAAGAGCCTGTTTTGCGCTTGCTGGGCAATATTCCTAACCTGATGTTGCTGGCGCCGGTCAGCTACCAGACCAGTCTCTACCTGATCAGTCGCAGTCAATTAATTGTGAGTGACTCTGGCGGGATCCAGGAAGAAGCCCCCTATTTTGGTGTTCCGGTGGTTGTCATGAGAACGCATACCGAGCGCCGGGAAGGCGTCGATGCCGGCTTTGCCACGCTAGCCGGACAGTCTCCTGATCGGATAGCGCAAGCGGTCATACATTGGCTGGATCATCCGGAGCAAGGTGCCAATCTGAAAAACAGGGCAAATCCGTACGGCGATGGTCATGCAGCGCAGCGGATCGTCTCCAGCCTGCTTGATGAGGAATTCGAGGAGTTTCATGGATGA
- a CDS encoding glycosyltransferase family 4 protein, whose protein sequence is MKVLFATYPMAFHTPGGGEVQLLAYKKHLSSHGVEVSLFDPWNPCFMDYDAVHFFSCIGGSSHFCRFIKQLGLPLFVSSSLWMTEETKHLYPADEIRIQLELADCVVTNSDLESQMLSRVLSLPLDKFETVYNGVDDIFFQTVPPELFRNNFDIQEKFVLNVGNIEPRKNQLALIRAMKHFPDMKLVLIGHKRDVAYADQCIAVGGGQVIYVGPIDHYSPLLRSAYSACELFCLPSTLETPGLAALEAYASGCSIAVTAIGSAKEYFFDNVNYVDPDDDASIVKAIIEIIEVREMPDRLVTPAKNPDFLNWNSVTQPLKNIYRSRIKK, encoded by the coding sequence TTGAAAGTATTATTTGCTACTTACCCGATGGCGTTTCATACGCCGGGTGGCGGAGAGGTTCAGTTGCTTGCCTATAAAAAGCATCTGTCATCGCATGGTGTCGAGGTATCGCTGTTCGATCCCTGGAATCCTTGCTTCATGGACTATGACGCAGTGCATTTTTTTTCGTGTATCGGTGGTTCATCGCATTTTTGCCGGTTCATAAAACAACTTGGTCTGCCATTGTTCGTGTCGTCGAGTCTGTGGATGACGGAAGAAACAAAACACCTCTATCCGGCGGATGAAATACGAATCCAGCTGGAGCTGGCAGATTGTGTGGTGACCAATTCCGACCTGGAGTCGCAGATGCTATCCCGGGTACTGAGCTTGCCCCTGGATAAGTTTGAAACTGTCTATAACGGCGTTGACGATATTTTTTTTCAAACAGTTCCTCCTGAATTGTTCAGGAATAATTTCGATATACAGGAAAAATTTGTTCTGAACGTAGGAAATATCGAACCAAGAAAAAATCAGCTGGCGTTGATTCGGGCAATGAAACATTTTCCGGATATGAAGCTCGTACTAATCGGTCACAAGCGCGATGTTGCGTATGCAGACCAATGCATCGCGGTAGGTGGCGGCCAGGTAATCTACGTCGGTCCGATCGATCATTATTCACCGCTGCTGCGCTCGGCATACAGCGCATGTGAGTTATTCTGTTTGCCAAGTACGCTGGAAACACCGGGATTGGCCGCACTGGAGGCCTATGCATCGGGGTGCTCCATCGCCGTTACCGCAATTGGCTCCGCCAAAGAATACTTTTTTGATAATGTAAATTATGTCGATCCTGATGATGATGCCAGTATTGTGAAGGCGATAATTGAAATTATTGAAGTAAGGGAAATGCCAGACAGGCTCGTTACTCCAGCAAAAAATCCTGATTTTTTAAACTGGAATTCAGTTACTCAGCCCTTGAAAAATATTTATCGATCACGGATTAAAAAATGA
- a CDS encoding GtrA family protein gives MTRQVFLFLLVGGISALINFSSRIFYSLWMGYSAAIVFAYITGMVFAYFLFRIFVFKVQRQYTFRSGAYFILVNLVGILQAWLISVGLVNYLFPILEFDFYNLEIAHSIGILVPAFTSYFGHKWLSFS, from the coding sequence ATGACTAGGCAAGTATTTCTATTTTTATTGGTTGGTGGAATTTCTGCATTAATAAATTTTTCGTCAAGAATTTTTTATAGCTTATGGATGGGATATTCTGCTGCAATAGTTTTTGCATACATTACCGGAATGGTTTTTGCATATTTTTTATTTCGTATTTTTGTATTTAAAGTACAAAGGCAATATACATTTCGCTCTGGTGCATATTTTATTTTGGTCAACCTTGTGGGGATATTGCAGGCATGGCTGATTAGCGTTGGTCTCGTCAATTATCTGTTTCCTATTTTGGAATTTGACTTTTATAATTTAGAAATAGCCCACTCTATCGGAATTTTAGTACCTGCGTTCACTAGTTATTTTGGTCATAAGTGGTTGTCATTCTCATGA
- a CDS encoding FAD-binding oxidoreductase, with product MVAVSSWGRLGRWEHEVRALTDPRHVAKQLITPSPGLAYGMGRSYGDSCLNPDGVLWQTTGMDRFIQFDAVSGLLICEAGVLLRDIQRMAIPRGWILPVTPGTQMVTVGGAIANDIHGKNHHVRGSFGDHVQLLQMIRTDGTFIECGPELLSDWFAATVGGLGLTGIILNATIQLRRVVGPWLATETIPYENLNQFFNLADESESEWEHTVSWIDCLSGSGRGLFMRGNPHDVGDRPAPVNRKRTMPVVPPISLVNSLSLRPFNTAYFHLKKWKARSSVSHYESFFYPLDNLLEWNRMYGPRGFYQYQSVVPRAVGQDAVKEMLHEIARSGDGSFLAVLKTFGDRQPIGMLSFPQPGVTLALDFPNRGGRTLKLFDRLDRIVREAGGRIYPAKDARMPRDLFEAGYPRLPEFIKYRDSGISSALSRRLLGN from the coding sequence GTGGTAGCCGTATCTTCCTGGGGCAGGCTCGGTCGGTGGGAACATGAAGTTCGCGCATTAACAGATCCTAGGCATGTGGCGAAGCAGTTGATAACCCCTAGTCCTGGGCTGGCATACGGCATGGGTCGCAGCTACGGAGACAGTTGTCTGAATCCTGATGGTGTCTTGTGGCAGACCACTGGCATGGACCGCTTTATTCAGTTCGATGCGGTGAGCGGTCTACTTATCTGCGAGGCGGGGGTGCTGCTGCGAGATATCCAGCGGATGGCAATTCCAAGAGGATGGATTCTTCCGGTCACTCCCGGTACGCAGATGGTGACTGTCGGCGGTGCAATTGCCAACGATATCCATGGCAAAAACCATCATGTACGTGGTTCATTTGGTGATCACGTGCAATTGCTTCAGATGATACGTACAGATGGGACGTTTATTGAGTGTGGCCCTGAACTGTTATCCGACTGGTTCGCAGCGACAGTCGGAGGCTTGGGATTAACCGGAATAATATTAAACGCCACGATACAACTGCGCCGAGTCGTCGGACCATGGTTGGCAACAGAAACGATTCCTTATGAAAATCTGAATCAGTTTTTCAATCTTGCCGATGAGTCGGAGTCGGAGTGGGAACATACCGTTTCCTGGATTGATTGCCTCTCGGGTAGCGGACGCGGCTTGTTCATGCGCGGCAATCCGCATGACGTCGGAGACCGCCCGGCACCAGTCAATCGCAAGCGTACGATGCCTGTGGTACCCCCAATCTCCTTGGTCAATAGCCTGTCGTTACGACCCTTTAATACGGCCTACTTCCATCTGAAAAAGTGGAAGGCACGTTCGAGCGTATCGCACTATGAGTCCTTTTTTTATCCATTAGATAACTTGCTGGAATGGAATCGTATGTACGGGCCACGGGGGTTCTATCAATATCAAAGTGTCGTGCCACGAGCGGTCGGGCAGGATGCAGTAAAAGAAATGTTGCATGAAATTGCGCGTTCTGGAGATGGCTCCTTTCTTGCTGTTTTAAAAACATTTGGCGACCGTCAACCTATCGGAATGCTCAGTTTTCCGCAACCTGGAGTGACTCTTGCGCTCGATTTCCCGAATCGGGGTGGCCGAACCTTGAAACTGTTTGATCGTCTAGACAGGATTGTGCGTGAGGCAGGTGGACGTATCTATCCAGCCAAGGATGCGCGCATGCCGCGTGACCTGTTCGAAGCCGGGTATCCCCGGCTCCCGGAATTTATAAAATATCGCGATTCGGGCATCAGCTCGGCGCTTTCACGCAGACTATTAGGAAATTAA